A genomic window from Micromonospora sp. WMMA1947 includes:
- a CDS encoding Ohr family peroxiredoxin, whose protein sequence is MSAGTPVTEAKVVPANTLYTAAVEVSGGRGGSARSLTGSLRVDLTRPAQRGPDAPGTDPEELFAAGYAACFDSALAVAARQAGVKPGPTTVTASVSLGQTEDGRYAIAVVLDVSAPQCPQADLERAVELADQMCPYSNALRGNTAVAIRVDGHR, encoded by the coding sequence GTGAGCGCCGGCACCCCGGTCACCGAGGCGAAGGTCGTACCGGCGAACACGCTCTACACCGCCGCCGTCGAGGTCTCCGGCGGCCGGGGCGGCAGCGCCCGGTCGCTGACCGGGTCGCTGCGGGTCGACCTGACCCGCCCCGCGCAGCGGGGTCCGGACGCGCCCGGCACCGACCCGGAGGAGCTGTTCGCGGCCGGCTACGCGGCCTGCTTCGACAGCGCGCTCGCCGTCGCCGCCCGGCAGGCCGGCGTCAAGCCCGGCCCGACGACGGTGACCGCCTCGGTCTCCCTCGGGCAGACCGAGGACGGCCGGTACGCGATCGCGGTGGTGCTGGACGTGTCCGCGCCGCAGTGCCCGCAGGCCGACCTGGAACGCGCGGTGGAGCTGGCCGACCAGATGTGTCCCTACTCGAACGCCCTGCGGGGCAACACCGCGGTGGCGATCCGGGTCGATGGCCACCGCTGA
- a CDS encoding alpha/beta fold hydrolase, protein MTRARGVARRAYADVPWGQVHYRHGGDADAPVLLMLHQSPLSSATYDAVIEPLARRGLRVIAPDTPGFGMSDAPPRPWSIPEYATGVWQFADALGLSRVHLLGQHTGAIVGAQALMSAPQRVHRLILQGIPLYDEQERAEKKRSYAPGYSPDRDGGHLKVIWDRVYGLYPRLTPEEADRQVTEYLLTGPDYATAYRAVFDHHVDTAALDALPIVLLHGADDLLDRMTPQVRAALPGAELVTIPGGTDFVADEQPEAFADAVAAQVHADLGREVAA, encoded by the coding sequence GCGGCGACGCCGACGCCCCGGTGCTGCTGATGCTGCACCAGTCCCCGCTCTCCTCGGCCACCTACGACGCGGTGATCGAGCCGCTGGCCCGCCGCGGCCTGCGGGTGATCGCCCCGGACACGCCGGGGTTCGGCATGTCCGACGCGCCGCCGCGCCCGTGGTCCATCCCGGAGTACGCGACCGGGGTGTGGCAGTTCGCCGACGCCCTCGGGCTGTCCCGGGTGCACCTGCTCGGGCAGCACACCGGCGCGATCGTCGGCGCCCAGGCGTTGATGTCGGCGCCGCAGCGGGTGCACCGGCTGATCCTGCAGGGCATCCCACTCTACGACGAGCAGGAGCGGGCGGAGAAGAAGCGGTCGTACGCGCCCGGCTACTCCCCGGACCGCGACGGCGGGCACCTGAAGGTCATCTGGGACCGGGTGTACGGCCTGTACCCGCGCCTGACCCCGGAGGAGGCGGACCGCCAGGTCACCGAGTACCTGCTGACCGGTCCGGACTACGCCACCGCGTACCGGGCGGTGTTCGACCACCACGTGGACACCGCCGCCCTGGACGCGCTGCCCATCGTGCTGCTGCACGGCGCCGACGACCTGCTGGACCGGATGACGCCGCAGGTGCGGGCCGCGCTGCCCGGCGCCGAGCTGGTCACCATCCCCGGCGGCACCGACTTCGTGGCCGACGAGCAGCCGGAGGCGTTCGCCGACGCGGTCGCCGCGCAGGTGCACGCCGACCTGGGACGGGAGGTGGCGGCGTGA